In Paraburkholderia bryophila, a single genomic region encodes these proteins:
- a CDS encoding 3-oxoacyl-ACP reductase, translated as MNDSYLNFVNSPFGARLARSLGLPKPEVLHRYRADQPEFGGMVALGAGREPHLLDALANLVASIGVTSVAHESAGLWVPLANRRGLMTGRFEAADGGPHGRLAALLFDASGIEDSSQLEPLHGFFHDTLRSLGKCGRIVVLGRPPESCANPRQWTAQRALEGLTRSLGKEARRGITSNLVYVERGAESGIEATLRFFLSPRSAYVSGQVVRIGTVNTANNPSLPASASAFDWTQPLAGRRAVVTGAARGIGAAIASALAAEGAHVIGIDIPSARDALDATLRQLNGTALAFDIAAPEAPAQIAAALDEQGVDIVVHNAGITKDKTIAKMTDAAWQHVIDINLSAQERIDDALLAAGILRDGGRIVAVSSISGIAGNLGQTNYATSKAGVIGRVQSMAPHLRARGITINAVAPGFIETQMTAKIPLAIREAGRRMNSMSQGGQPVDVAQTIAWLAHPGSAGVSGQIVRVCGQSLIGA; from the coding sequence ATGAACGACTCATACCTGAACTTCGTCAACTCGCCATTCGGCGCGCGCCTCGCGCGTTCGCTCGGCTTGCCGAAGCCCGAGGTGCTGCACCGCTATCGCGCGGACCAGCCCGAATTCGGCGGCATGGTAGCGCTCGGCGCGGGTCGCGAGCCGCATCTGCTGGACGCGCTCGCGAATCTGGTGGCAAGCATCGGCGTGACCAGCGTCGCGCATGAAAGCGCCGGGCTATGGGTGCCACTCGCGAATCGCCGCGGTTTGATGACCGGCCGCTTCGAAGCCGCGGATGGCGGCCCACACGGTCGACTCGCCGCGCTGCTGTTCGATGCGAGCGGCATTGAAGACAGCAGCCAGCTTGAACCGCTTCATGGTTTCTTTCACGACACGCTGCGCTCGCTCGGCAAGTGCGGTCGCATCGTCGTGCTGGGGCGGCCGCCGGAGAGCTGCGCGAATCCGCGTCAATGGACCGCGCAGCGCGCGCTCGAAGGCCTCACGCGCTCGCTCGGCAAGGAGGCGCGGCGTGGTATCACGTCGAACCTCGTTTATGTCGAGCGCGGCGCTGAAAGCGGGATTGAAGCGACCTTGCGATTTTTTCTGTCGCCACGCTCGGCGTATGTGTCGGGTCAGGTGGTGCGGATCGGCACGGTGAACACCGCCAACAACCCCAGCTTGCCCGCGTCCGCGTCCGCCTTCGACTGGACCCAACCCCTCGCCGGCCGGCGCGCGGTCGTCACGGGCGCGGCACGCGGCATCGGCGCCGCGATTGCGAGCGCGCTGGCGGCCGAAGGCGCGCACGTGATCGGCATCGACATTCCGTCGGCGCGCGACGCGCTCGACGCCACGCTGCGTCAACTGAACGGCACCGCGCTCGCGTTCGACATCGCCGCGCCCGAAGCGCCCGCGCAGATCGCCGCCGCGCTCGACGAACAGGGCGTCGACATCGTCGTGCACAACGCCGGCATCACGAAAGACAAAACCATCGCGAAGATGACCGATGCCGCGTGGCAACACGTCATCGACATCAATCTCAGCGCGCAGGAACGGATCGACGACGCACTGCTCGCCGCCGGCATTCTGCGCGACGGCGGCCGGATCGTCGCGGTGTCGTCGATCAGCGGCATTGCCGGCAATCTCGGCCAGACCAATTACGCGACGTCGAAGGCCGGCGTGATCGGCCGGGTGCAGAGCATGGCGCCGCATTTGCGCGCGCGCGGCATCACGATCAACGCGGTCGCGCCCGGCTTTATCGAAACGCAGATGACCGCGAAGATTCCGCTCGCCATTCGCGAAGCCGGCCGCCGCATGAACTCGATGAGCCAGGGCGGCCAGCCGGTCGACGTCGCGCAGACCATCGCGTGGCTCGCGCATCCGGGGTCGGCCGGGGTCAGCGGCCAGATCGTGCGCGTGTGCGGCCAAAGCCTGATTGGAGCGTGA
- a CDS encoding MaoC/PaaZ C-terminal domain-containing protein, with protein MAEPGDPFDDSGASGASGAFGERRADAVRPKTVVIEPLPAPAKLYARALSGIVKRGRPTQLPALRLVRPAVALDPGAVWRYARVCGFIPEHGVPLTYPHLLAFPLHLLMLTDPAFPWPALGLVHLANHVRLRRPLAYKDLLRVEVEFGALLRHDKGQAFVLHTRLYRRGEAVWDGDSVYLKRGVPATGSALAPLELGPDTLQRIARWQLPSQLGRDYAKVSGDYNPIHLSALSAKAFGFPRAIAHGMWTLARAAAALQPPKPLAEGTLSAEFKLPMLLPGEASLWSASASLIERDIEVRDISGEKPHLRGRMQWKLL; from the coding sequence ATGGCCGAGCCCGGCGATCCGTTCGACGACAGCGGCGCATCCGGTGCATCGGGCGCATTCGGCGAGCGCCGGGCCGACGCGGTCCGCCCGAAGACCGTCGTGATCGAACCGCTACCCGCGCCGGCCAAACTCTATGCGCGCGCGTTGTCGGGCATCGTCAAGCGCGGGCGGCCCACGCAACTGCCGGCGCTGCGCCTCGTGCGCCCCGCCGTCGCGCTCGATCCGGGCGCGGTCTGGCGTTACGCGCGGGTGTGCGGCTTCATCCCGGAGCACGGTGTGCCGCTCACCTATCCGCATCTGCTTGCGTTTCCGTTGCATCTGCTGATGCTGACCGATCCCGCGTTTCCGTGGCCGGCGCTCGGGCTCGTGCATCTGGCCAATCACGTGCGCCTGCGCCGCCCGCTCGCCTATAAAGATCTGCTGCGCGTGGAGGTCGAGTTCGGCGCGCTGTTGCGTCACGACAAGGGTCAGGCGTTCGTCCTGCACACGCGCCTGTACCGGCGCGGCGAAGCGGTGTGGGACGGCGACAGCGTCTATCTGAAACGCGGCGTGCCGGCGACCGGCAGCGCGCTCGCGCCGCTCGAGCTCGGGCCCGACACGCTGCAGCGCATCGCGCGCTGGCAGTTGCCGTCGCAACTGGGCCGCGACTACGCGAAGGTCTCCGGCGACTACAACCCGATCCACCTCAGCGCGCTGTCCGCGAAGGCCTTCGGTTTTCCGCGCGCGATCGCGCACGGCATGTGGACGCTGGCGCGCGCCGCCGCCGCGCTGCAACCGCCCAAGCCGCTCGCCGAAGGCACGCTCAGCGCCGAATTCAAATTGCCGATGCTGTTGCCGGGCGAAGCGTCGTTATGGAGCGCGTCGGCTTCGCTGATTGAACGCGATATCGAAGTGCGCGACATCAGCGGCGAAAAACCGCATCTGCGTGGCCGCATGCAGTGGAAACTGCTATGA
- a CDS encoding AMP-binding protein yields the protein MTQPAQTPLSPADQASAAVNAAHATSASNASNAANAPLAANAAPNTDGIWYASYPSDVPHDIDVGQYESIPQFFDECVAKFRERVAYVSVGANLTYGELGRKATAFAAYLQSIGVKPGERVAIMLPNTFQYPVSLFGVLKAGGVVVNVNPLYTVRELAHQLKDSGATTIIVFENFAKTVEDSLPGTKIQNVIVTGLGDLLADGLNLKGRLLNFMLRHVKKMVPAYNLPQAVPLLSALATGYTRPVTPVRLAHNDIAFLQYTGGTTGVAKGAMLTHKNIIANLLQAKAWSEGQLTGEIETVLTPLPLYHIYSLTVNALIFMGLGGRNILIANPRDMKRVMMIIRHEKFTGMTAVNTLYNAFLDNEEFCKRDFSNLKLAMAGGMATQKSVAERFKAVTGKPIIEGYGLTECSPIVSMNPVDLSNMRDFEGSIGLPAPSTQVRFKKDDGSWAGIGEAGELCVKGPQVMKGYWNRPDETAKVIDDEGWLATGDIGVMDSRGFIRLIDRKKDMILVSGFNVYPNEIEDVIAAHPDVREVAAIGVPDAAQGERVKVFIVKRNPSLTAEQVIAHCRKNLTGYKVPKLVEFRDELPQTNVGKILRRALRDEELAKQKAA from the coding sequence ATGACCCAGCCCGCTCAAACCCCGCTCTCGCCCGCCGATCAGGCGTCGGCCGCCGTGAATGCCGCGCACGCGACCAGCGCCTCGAACGCCAGCAACGCAGCTAACGCGCCGCTTGCCGCGAACGCCGCACCGAACACCGACGGCATCTGGTACGCCTCCTACCCGTCGGACGTACCGCATGACATCGACGTCGGGCAATACGAATCGATTCCGCAGTTCTTCGACGAGTGCGTCGCCAAGTTCCGCGAGCGGGTTGCGTATGTGAGCGTCGGCGCGAACCTGACCTACGGCGAACTCGGCCGCAAGGCCACCGCGTTCGCCGCGTATCTGCAGAGTATCGGCGTGAAACCCGGCGAGCGTGTCGCAATCATGCTGCCGAATACGTTCCAGTATCCGGTGTCGCTGTTCGGCGTGCTGAAAGCCGGCGGCGTGGTGGTCAACGTCAATCCGTTGTACACCGTGCGCGAGCTCGCGCATCAGTTGAAGGACAGCGGCGCGACCACGATCATCGTGTTCGAGAACTTCGCGAAGACGGTAGAAGACTCGCTGCCCGGCACCAAGATCCAGAATGTCATCGTGACGGGTCTCGGCGATCTGCTCGCCGACGGCCTGAATCTGAAGGGACGTCTGCTCAACTTCATGCTGCGTCACGTGAAGAAAATGGTGCCCGCGTACAACCTGCCGCAAGCCGTGCCGCTGCTCAGCGCACTCGCGACCGGTTACACGCGGCCGGTCACGCCGGTACGTCTCGCGCACAACGACATCGCGTTCCTGCAATACACCGGCGGCACCACCGGCGTCGCCAAGGGGGCGATGCTCACGCACAAGAACATCATCGCCAATCTGCTGCAGGCGAAAGCGTGGTCCGAAGGCCAATTGACCGGCGAGATCGAAACCGTGCTCACGCCGCTGCCGCTTTATCACATCTACTCGCTGACGGTGAACGCGCTGATCTTCATGGGACTCGGCGGGCGCAACATCCTGATCGCCAATCCGCGCGACATGAAACGCGTGATGATGATCATCCGTCACGAGAAATTCACCGGCATGACCGCCGTGAATACGCTCTACAACGCGTTCCTCGATAACGAGGAGTTCTGCAAGCGCGACTTCTCGAACCTGAAGCTCGCGATGGCCGGCGGCATGGCGACGCAGAAGTCGGTGGCCGAGCGTTTCAAGGCGGTCACCGGCAAGCCGATCATCGAAGGTTACGGGCTCACCGAATGCTCGCCGATCGTCTCGATGAATCCGGTCGACCTCAGCAACATGCGCGACTTCGAAGGCTCGATCGGTCTGCCCGCGCCGTCCACCCAGGTGCGCTTCAAGAAAGACGACGGCAGTTGGGCCGGCATCGGCGAGGCGGGCGAATTGTGCGTGAAGGGACCGCAGGTGATGAAAGGCTACTGGAATCGCCCGGACGAAACCGCCAAGGTGATCGACGACGAAGGCTGGCTCGCCACCGGCGACATCGGCGTGATGGACTCGCGCGGCTTCATTCGCCTGATCGACCGCAAGAAGGACATGATCCTGGTGTCGGGCTTCAACGTCTATCCGAACGAAATCGAAGACGTGATCGCCGCGCATCCGGATGTGCGCGAGGTGGCTGCAATCGGCGTGCCCGACGCAGCCCAGGGCGAGCGCGTGAAGGTGTTCATCGTCAAGCGCAACCCGTCGCTGACCGCGGAACAGGTGATCGCCCATTGCCGCAAGAATCTGACGGGCTACAAGGTGCCGAAGCTCGTCGAGTTCCGCGACGAGCTGCCGCAAACCAACGTCGGCAAGATTCTGCGCCGCGCGCTGCGCGACGAGGAACTCGCGAAGCAAAAGGCTGCCTGA
- a CDS encoding acetyl-CoA C-acetyltransferase — translation MTHPQPAVRRVAIVGGNRIPFSRSNTAYATASNQDMLTFTLQGLIDRYNLHGERLGEVAAGAVIKHSRDFNLTREAVLSTTLAKETPAYDVQQACGTGLEAAILVANKIALGQIEVGIAGGVDTTSDAPIGVNERMRKILLEVNRSRSTGQRVGALTKLRPGMFFKPLLPRNGEPRTGLSMGEHCEMMAKRWNISREAQDVLAYDSHRKLNEAYARGFVNDLMTPYRGLSRDNNLRADLTLEKLASLKPVFDRDAGTLTAGNSTPLTDGASAVLLASEDWAARHGLPVLAYLSWSETAAVDFFDKKEGLLMAPAYAVPRMLARAGLTLQDFDLYEIHEAFAAQVLCTLTAWQDDEYCRTQLGLPGPLGAIDRTKLNVNGSSLATGHPFAATGGRIVAGLAKMLAQLDKPAGTARGLISICAAGGQGVVAILER, via the coding sequence ATGACCCACCCGCAGCCAGCCGTGCGCCGCGTCGCCATCGTCGGGGGCAACCGGATTCCGTTTTCCCGCTCGAACACCGCGTACGCGACCGCGTCGAATCAGGACATGCTGACCTTCACGCTGCAAGGCCTGATCGATCGCTACAACCTGCACGGCGAACGGCTGGGTGAAGTCGCGGCGGGCGCCGTCATCAAGCACTCGCGCGATTTCAACCTGACGCGCGAAGCGGTGCTGTCCACCACGCTCGCGAAAGAAACGCCCGCCTACGACGTGCAGCAAGCCTGCGGCACCGGACTCGAAGCGGCGATTCTCGTCGCCAACAAGATCGCGCTGGGGCAAATCGAAGTGGGCATCGCGGGCGGCGTGGATACGACCTCCGACGCACCGATCGGCGTCAACGAACGGATGCGCAAGATCCTGCTCGAAGTGAACCGCAGCCGCAGCACCGGGCAGCGCGTCGGCGCACTGACCAAGCTGCGGCCCGGCATGTTCTTCAAGCCGCTGTTGCCGCGCAATGGCGAACCTCGCACCGGCCTGTCGATGGGCGAGCATTGCGAGATGATGGCCAAGCGCTGGAACATTTCGCGCGAGGCGCAGGACGTGCTCGCGTACGACAGCCACCGCAAGCTTAACGAAGCGTACGCACGCGGCTTCGTCAACGATCTGATGACGCCGTATCGCGGCCTCTCGCGCGACAACAATCTGCGCGCCGACCTCACGCTCGAAAAACTCGCGAGCCTGAAGCCGGTGTTCGACCGCGACGCCGGCACGCTGACCGCCGGCAATTCGACGCCGCTCACCGACGGCGCCTCCGCCGTGCTGCTCGCGAGCGAGGACTGGGCGGCTCGACATGGCTTGCCGGTGCTGGCCTATCTGAGCTGGTCCGAAACCGCGGCGGTCGACTTTTTCGACAAGAAAGAAGGCCTGCTGATGGCGCCCGCCTACGCGGTGCCGCGCATGCTCGCGCGCGCCGGCCTCACGCTGCAGGACTTCGATCTGTATGAAATTCACGAGGCGTTCGCGGCCCAAGTGCTGTGTACGCTCACCGCGTGGCAGGATGACGAGTATTGCCGCACGCAGCTCGGCTTGCCCGGGCCGCTCGGTGCGATCGACCGCACGAAACTGAACGTGAACGGCAGCTCGCTCGCCACCGGCCATCCGTTCGCGGCGACCGGCGGGCGCATCGTCGCCGGTCTCGCGAAGATGCTTGCGCAACTCGACAAACCGGCCGGCACCGCGCGTGGGTTGATATCGATCTGCGCGGCGGGCGGCCAGGGCGTGGTGGCGATTCTGGAGCGTTGA
- a CDS encoding acyl-CoA dehydrogenase → MPWFILVLVIAALALVYVQARAAWWVAFLIVWVAAAHFSGAAGPVATTLLAILFVLPALVLAVKPLRRAWLTKPVLDIFRKILPEMSPTERDAIEAGTVWWDAELFSGRPHWDTLLGYGPATLTAEEQAFLDVECEQLCDLANDWETTMIWQDLSPQTWQYIKERGFLGMIIPKQYGGKQFSAYAHSQVIMKLATRCSAAAVSVMVPNSLGPAELLMHYGTEEQKNHYLPRLARGEEIPCFALTSPYAGSDAAAIPDVGIVCKGTFEGRETLGFRVTWDKRYITLGPIATVLGLAFRALDPDHLLGANDEPGITCALIPTDHPGVNIGRRHWPLNAVFQNGPNSGKDVFIPLDWVIGGRAQVGNGWRMLMECLAAGRAISLPSSNVGMAKIAVRGTGAYAAVRRQFRTAVGKFEGVQEALGRMGGNLYVMDAARRLSAHAVDLGEKPSVISAIAKYHITERARMVINDGMDIAAGKGICMGPSNFLARAYQQVPIAITVEGANILTRCLIIFGQGAIRCHPYVLKEMAATRETDHAKALRDFDDAFFGHVSFTLSNVVRSLVYGVTGGAVIAAPRTAYAPLHAYYRAATRLSTAFALLADVSMFVLGGDLKRRERISGRLGDVLSQLYLISATLKRFEDEGRQQDDLPLVRWGVEDSLYKAQHALDGVLANYPNRLAAGLVRVLAFPFGLPYREPADSLGSEIAELMQTPGAARDRLVSDSYVPHPDVDALGYGELVFQLNPRFTQIDQKLREAVKQGLLEPMPQSLPQLGAWTDAAQRQGLIDADERRVLDDYARYGAHVVKVDDFPADFDLFASLQKRKESLEKALEMAA, encoded by the coding sequence ATGCCGTGGTTCATCCTAGTGCTCGTTATTGCCGCCCTGGCGCTCGTCTACGTTCAGGCGCGCGCCGCCTGGTGGGTGGCCTTCCTGATCGTCTGGGTCGCGGCCGCGCATTTCAGCGGCGCAGCGGGTCCGGTGGCGACGACGTTGCTCGCGATTCTGTTCGTCCTCCCTGCCCTCGTCCTCGCGGTGAAACCGCTGCGCCGCGCGTGGCTCACGAAACCGGTGCTCGACATCTTCCGCAAGATCCTGCCGGAGATGTCGCCGACCGAGCGCGACGCGATCGAAGCCGGCACGGTCTGGTGGGACGCCGAACTGTTCTCCGGACGCCCGCACTGGGACACGCTGCTCGGCTACGGTCCCGCCACGCTGACGGCGGAAGAACAAGCGTTCCTCGACGTCGAATGCGAACAGCTCTGCGATCTCGCGAACGACTGGGAAACCACCATGATCTGGCAGGACCTGTCGCCGCAAACCTGGCAATACATCAAGGAACGCGGCTTTCTCGGCATGATCATTCCGAAGCAGTACGGCGGCAAACAGTTCTCCGCGTACGCGCATTCGCAGGTCATCATGAAGCTCGCCACGCGCTGCTCGGCTGCCGCTGTTTCGGTGATGGTGCCGAACTCGCTCGGCCCCGCCGAATTGCTGATGCACTACGGCACCGAAGAGCAAAAGAACCACTATCTGCCGCGCCTCGCACGCGGCGAAGAAATCCCCTGCTTCGCGTTGACGAGTCCGTACGCGGGTTCGGACGCGGCAGCGATTCCCGACGTCGGCATTGTCTGCAAGGGCACGTTCGAAGGCCGTGAAACGCTGGGCTTTCGCGTCACCTGGGACAAGCGCTACATCACGCTCGGCCCGATCGCGACCGTGCTCGGCCTCGCGTTCCGCGCGCTCGATCCGGACCATCTGCTCGGCGCGAACGACGAACCCGGCATTACCTGCGCGCTGATTCCGACCGACCATCCGGGGGTGAATATCGGCCGCCGTCACTGGCCGTTGAACGCGGTGTTCCAGAATGGCCCGAACTCCGGCAAGGACGTCTTCATTCCGCTCGACTGGGTGATCGGCGGCCGGGCGCAGGTCGGCAACGGCTGGCGCATGTTGATGGAATGTCTCGCGGCGGGCCGGGCGATTTCGCTGCCGTCGTCGAATGTGGGGATGGCGAAGATCGCCGTGCGCGGCACCGGCGCTTATGCGGCAGTGCGCCGCCAGTTCCGCACCGCTGTCGGCAAGTTCGAGGGCGTGCAGGAAGCGCTCGGCCGCATGGGCGGCAACCTGTACGTGATGGACGCCGCCCGCAGGCTGTCCGCGCATGCCGTCGACCTCGGCGAAAAACCGTCGGTGATTTCGGCGATCGCGAAGTATCACATTACCGAACGCGCCCGCATGGTCATCAACGACGGCATGGATATCGCCGCCGGCAAGGGCATCTGCATGGGGCCGTCGAACTTTCTCGCGCGTGCCTATCAGCAGGTGCCGATCGCGATCACCGTGGAAGGCGCGAACATCCTCACGCGCTGCCTGATCATCTTCGGCCAGGGCGCGATTCGCTGTCATCCGTACGTGCTGAAGGAAATGGCCGCGACCCGCGAAACCGATCACGCGAAAGCCCTGCGCGATTTCGACGACGCGTTCTTCGGCCACGTCAGCTTCACACTGTCCAACGTGGTGCGCAGTCTGGTCTACGGCGTCACGGGCGGCGCGGTGATCGCCGCGCCGCGCACGGCGTACGCGCCGCTGCACGCGTACTACCGCGCGGCCACCCGTCTATCGACCGCATTCGCGTTGCTCGCCGATGTCTCCATGTTCGTGCTGGGCGGCGACCTGAAGCGTCGTGAACGGATCTCCGGACGGCTGGGCGACGTGCTGTCGCAGCTCTACCTGATCTCGGCGACGCTCAAACGTTTCGAAGACGAAGGCCGTCAGCAGGACGATCTGCCTTTAGTGCGCTGGGGCGTCGAAGACTCGCTGTACAAGGCGCAACACGCGCTCGACGGCGTACTCGCCAACTATCCGAACCGCCTCGCCGCCGGCCTCGTGCGCGTGCTCGCGTTCCCGTTCGGGCTGCCCTACCGCGAGCCGGCCGACAGTCTCGGCAGCGAGATCGCCGAGTTGATGCAGACGCCCGGCGCGGCGCGCGACCGTCTGGTGTCGGACTCGTACGTGCCGCATCCCGACGTCGACGCGCTCGGCTACGGCGAGCTGGTGTTCCAGTTGAACCCGCGCTTCACGCAGATCGACCAGAAGCTGCGCGAAGCCGTCAAGCAGGGCCTGCTCGAACCGATGCCGCAAAGCCTGCCGCAACTGGGCGCGTGGACCGACGCGGCGCAGCGCCAAGGCCTGATCGACGCCGACGAGCGCCGCGTGCTGGACGACTATGCCCGCTATGGCGCGCACGTCGTGAAGGTCGACGACTTCCCGGCCGACTTCGACCTGTTCGCGAGTTTGCAGAAGCGCAAGGAGTCGCTCGAGAAGGCGTTGGAAATGGCAGCTTGA
- a CDS encoding TetR/AcrR family transcriptional regulator → MAVRTTGRHAGDTKSRILDAAETLFIECGYEAMSLRQITSRAEVNLAAVNYHFGSKESLIHSMLSRRLDKLNQERLKLLDRFDDMLGARLTCEHVLGAMFIPALRLSRDPRVGGKAFLRLLGRAYTDPSSFIRDFLNAHYESVAVRFFDAFQRALPHLPREELGWRLHFAIGALSGVLAGTDTDSLISEFSQGKSMNDLQLIARLASLMVAALKAPLPDSTQLAAFAAVLGDATESGADCPLESAVQASNPAGATHSAQGAMQSTEADAADARDGEHRGGAMDASSFQHALHGTA, encoded by the coding sequence ATGGCAGTTCGCACAACAGGCCGGCACGCCGGCGATACGAAGTCCCGCATCCTCGACGCCGCCGAAACCCTCTTTATCGAATGCGGCTATGAGGCGATGTCGCTGCGCCAGATTACTTCGCGGGCCGAAGTGAATCTCGCGGCGGTCAACTATCACTTCGGCAGCAAGGAATCGCTGATTCACTCGATGCTGTCGCGCCGCCTCGACAAGCTGAATCAGGAGCGTCTCAAGCTGCTCGACCGCTTCGACGACATGCTCGGCGCGCGTCTGACCTGCGAGCACGTGCTCGGCGCGATGTTCATTCCGGCACTGCGTTTGTCGCGCGATCCGCGGGTGGGCGGCAAGGCGTTTCTGCGCTTGCTGGGGCGCGCGTATACGGATCCGTCGTCCTTCATTCGCGATTTTCTGAATGCGCATTACGAGTCGGTGGCCGTGCGCTTTTTCGACGCGTTTCAGCGTGCGTTGCCGCATCTGCCGCGCGAGGAACTCGGCTGGCGTCTGCACTTCGCGATCGGCGCGTTGTCGGGTGTGCTGGCCGGCACCGATACCGACAGCCTGATCTCCGAGTTCTCGCAGGGCAAGTCGATGAACGACCTGCAGTTGATCGCGCGTCTTGCGTCGCTGATGGTGGCCGCGCTCAAGGCGCCGCTGCCCGACAGCACGCAACTGGCCGCGTTCGCCGCGGTGCTGGGCGACGCGACGGAGAGCGGTGCGGACTGTCCGCTGGAAAGCGCCGTGCAGGCGTCGAACCCGGCCGGCGCGACGCACTCGGCACAAGGCGCAATGCAGTCGACAGAAGCCGATGCGGCGGATGCGCGAGACGGCGAACATCGCGGCGGCGCCATGGACGCCAGTTCGTTTCAGCACGCGCTGCACGGCACGGCGTGA
- a CDS encoding DUF1571 domain-containing protein: MKHRLSARSRRLSVVMGLVRRGASRTAASRTTLAGALAALAFSLAAPSAFAQNDDTPPPLDTATSVKAPTTPSSQVGKLTLDQQVKWLRAAQQSGALEKLDDAQLVALFQSLDPLTLPRYIKEGPNGYPSYEFTMSRSERIHGQWPDKPDHMLVRLAHDPLRIYAKWLPDGAHAGQEIIYDESKRTDEMYGHLGGIMNVMPLWTSLNGALARAQSNHQVRDLGTEYIAAQYLSEGKKYVEAGLPRSTQVEVQTIDGVRVVAFTFETPTGQPQFYAKKETLGLDLRHPYFRTVESYNNDGKLFEKIVFETITPKTFDDSTFDPKNKAYKF, encoded by the coding sequence ATGAAGCACCGCCTGTCCGCACGCTCACGCCGCTTGTCGGTGGTCATGGGTCTTGTCCGGCGCGGCGCATCGCGCACCGCAGCGTCGCGCACCACGCTGGCCGGCGCGTTGGCGGCGCTGGCCTTCAGTCTCGCCGCGCCGTCCGCGTTCGCGCAAAACGACGACACCCCGCCGCCGCTCGATACCGCCACCAGCGTCAAGGCGCCGACCACGCCGTCTTCTCAGGTCGGCAAGCTCACGCTGGACCAGCAGGTCAAATGGCTGCGCGCCGCGCAACAAAGCGGTGCGCTGGAAAAGCTCGACGACGCGCAACTGGTCGCGCTGTTCCAGTCGCTCGATCCGCTGACCTTGCCGCGCTATATCAAGGAAGGACCGAACGGCTACCCGTCGTACGAGTTCACGATGTCACGTTCTGAACGTATTCACGGCCAGTGGCCCGACAAGCCCGATCACATGCTGGTGCGTCTCGCGCACGACCCGCTGCGGATCTACGCGAAATGGTTGCCCGACGGCGCGCATGCGGGCCAGGAAATCATCTACGACGAGTCCAAACGCACCGATGAAATGTACGGGCATCTCGGCGGCATCATGAACGTGATGCCGTTGTGGACCTCGCTGAACGGCGCGCTCGCCCGCGCGCAATCAAATCACCAGGTGCGCGATCTCGGCACCGAGTACATTGCCGCGCAATATCTGTCCGAAGGCAAGAAATATGTCGAGGCCGGCTTGCCGCGCTCGACCCAGGTGGAAGTCCAAACGATCGACGGCGTGCGCGTGGTGGCTTTCACCTTCGAAACGCCGACCGGCCAACCACAGTTCTACGCGAAGAAGGAAACGCTCGGGCTCGATCTGCGGCATCCGTATTTCCGCACCGTCGAGTCTTATAACAACGACGGCAAGCTCTTCGAGAAGATCGTGTTCGAAACCATCACGCCGAAAACCTTCGACGATTCGACCTTCGATCCGAAGAACAAGGCGTATAAGTTTTAG